Proteins from one Pectinophora gossypiella chromosome 19, ilPecGoss1.1, whole genome shotgun sequence genomic window:
- the LOC126375778 gene encoding uncharacterized protein LOC126375778 gives MLRRTIILLSVIVLVCGEISNIGDLPKKGRMIGVETIHEAKIDKDTVVNRNLAMQRKSHDRNVYHRKKDEDREPDWSYSSIPKEVSAHVEKFKRNMTECLKEVQANDKRPVRRMSPKTESPVHGECLIACVFKRNGVIDGGKINKANLLTLVNKFYAKDTKLMKKLEKNVDRCIETSISNKDECLLAARLNECTNDLMASNKRKIVVNYK, from the exons ATGCTTCGACGTACTATAATACTTCTCTCGGTAATCGTTCTGGTGTGTGGCGAAATCTCCAATATAGGAGATTTACCTAAGAAGGGACGGATGATCGGCGTAGAAACTATACATGAAGCCAAGATCGATAAGGACACTGTGGTGAATCGGAACTTGGCGATGCAAAGGAAAAGTCACGATAGAAATG TGTACCACCGCAAAAAAGACGAAGATCGCGAACCGGATTGGTCGTATAGCAGCATACCGAAAGAAGTATCGGCCCATGTCGAAAAGTTCAAACGAAACATGACGGAATGTCTCAAGGAGGTTCAAGCTAACGACAAGAGACCCGTTAGACGTATGTCTCCTAAGACCGAATCACCGGTCCACGGCGAGTGCCTGATTGCTTGCGTGTTCAAACGTAACGGAGTCATCGATGGAGGAAAGATAAATAAAG CGAATTTGCTCACACTGGTAAACAAATTCTACGCTAAAGACACGAAGCTGATGAAGAAACTGGAGAAAAACGTCGATCGCTGCATCGAAACAAGCATCAGCAACAAGGATGAATGCTTATTGGCAGCACGACTTAACGAGTGTACCAACGACTTGATGGCAAGCAACAAACGTAAAATAGTTGTCAACTACAAATGA
- the LOC126375566 gene encoding uncharacterized protein LOC126375566, with protein sequence MPRKPCYWTRRLELDLVEFVRQRDFIWKPIGNTNHHIQQKYKAYAEFAATLGRGFTARSVRDRWVNIRSTYNHNLRRVNKSRETARTQADVYVPCWPLWKPLQFLRSVPDKDDDYEGYPSGHTDLKGRLSGIQVKEESHSDADDTLTIRQRGQRTDRPRWRPKVITKTKNSKCKRVIEDLVKAMKPLRNMSTSEQGMQSYWFFGKHVTERLNCMSDIDAKNARCNILKVLEEFDGAEDLLSTQDVDMT encoded by the exons ATGCCACGGAAACCGTGCTACTGGACACGTAGACTTGAGTTAGATTTAGTAGAATTTGTACGTCAGCGGGATTTTATATGGAAGCCTATCGGGAATACAAATCATCATATTCAACAAAAATACAAAGCGTACGCCGAGTTTGCTGCGACCCTGGGCCGAGGGTTTACTG CTCGTTCAGTCCGCGACCGTTGGGTGAACATCCGCAGCACTTACAACCACAATCTGCGGCGTGTGAACAAGTCAAGGGAAACAGCTAGGACTCAAGCCGATGTGTATGTTCCTTGTTGGCCTCTCTGGAAACCTTTGCAGTTCTTGAGAAGCGTTCCTGACAAAGACGATGACTATGAG GGCTATCCTTCAGGACACACTGACTTGAAAGGACGTCTCTCTGGTATCCAAGTTAAAGAAGAGTCTCATTCAGATGCTGATGACACCCTAACCATTCGTCAAAGAGGGCAGCGAACTGACAGACCACGCTGGAGGCCTAAAGTTAtcactaaaacaaaaaacagtAAATGCAAGAGAGTAATAGAAGATTTAGTAAAAGCTATGAAGCCCTTAAGAAATATGTCAACTTCAGAACAAGGAATGCAAAGTTACTGGTTCTTTGGAAAGCATGTCACTGAACGCTTAAATTGTATGAGCGATATAGATGCAAAAAATGCGAGGTGTAACATTTTGAAGGTGTTGGAAGAATTTGATGGTGCGGAAGATCTGTTGAGCACTCAAGATGTTGATATGACCTGA